The Delphinus delphis chromosome 2, mDelDel1.2, whole genome shotgun sequence genome contains a region encoding:
- the GRAMD2A gene encoding GRAM domain-containing protein 2A: MTALSPGEAAKAGSIQQMHGKTASLKSTEKLGRVQRLRGSSLHWPEGLKGEDIKKCGREGTLLRKYNQQYHKLFKDIPLEEVVLKVCSCALQRDLLLQGRLFISPNWLCFHASLFGKDIKVVIPVVSVQMIKKHKMARLLPNGLAITTNTSQKYVFVSLLSRDSVYDMLRRVCTHLQPSSKKSLSARESLEEPECESLEVLIPEMKWRKVCPASRSLSLPDNIPCIPRASTDDFFPSRKPPGSENADYEEKRLEDEPKSNGEQRLWDHGLLKVFLVLICFLVMSSSYLAFRISRLEQQLCSLNWGGSVPGHR, from the exons TATTCAACAGATGCACGGAAAGACGGCTTCTTTGAAGAGCACGGAGAAACTAGGCAGGGTCCAGAGACTCCGAGGCTCCAG TCTGCACTGGCCAGAAGGCTTGAAGGGTGAAGACATAAAGAAGTGCGGCCGAGAAGGG ACGCTACTGAGAAAATACAACCAGCAATATCACAAGCTGTTTAAGGACATCCCCTTGGAGGAGGTGGTTCTCAAAG TGTGCTCCTGCGCCCTCCAGAGGGACCTCCTTCTCCAGGGCCGGCTCTTCATCTCCCCCAACTGGCTCTGCTTCCATGCCAGCCTCTTTGGCAAGGATATCAAG GTGGTCATTCCCGTGGTGTCTGTGCAAATGATCAAAAAACACAAGATGGCGCGGCTCCTTCCCAATGGCCTGGCCATCACCACCAACACCAGCCAGAAG TATGTCTTTGTGTCACTGCTCTCCCGGGACAGTGTATATGACATGCTGAGGAGGGTCTGCACCCACCTACAG ccTTCCAGCAAGAAGAGTCTGAGTGCAAGAGAATCTCTAGAGGAACCTGAGTGCGAGTCTCTG GAAGTCCTCATCCCTGAGATGAAGTGGAGAAAAGTGTGCCCTGCCTCCAGGTCCCTGTCCCTCCCAGACAATATCCCTTGTATCCCTCGGGCATCCACGGATGACTTCttcccctccaggaagcctccggGGTCTG AGAACGCTGACTATGAGGAGAAGAGGCTGGAGGACGAGCCCAAGAGCAAcggggagcagaggctctgggatCACGGGCTCCTGAAGGTCTTCCTCGTGCT GATCTGCTTCTTGGTCATGTCTTCATCGTACCTGGCGTTCCGCATCTCCCGGCTAGAACAGCAGTTATGCTCCCTGAATTGGGGCGGCTCAGTCCCTGGGCACAGGTga